A DNA window from Acidobacteriota bacterium contains the following coding sequences:
- a CDS encoding long-chain-fatty-acid--CoA ligase, producing METPLTPLEFQRRARSLYGDREAVIDGSHRFTYAEFFARCDRWSAALQKLGVRKGDRVAYVAPNTHAQLESFYAVPQIGAVLVPINFRLTPDEIAYIIGHSGAKVVCAHADYLDAVDSVRADCPGGEHLVALEGARAGWLDYEALLGAEEPVFEAAEVDESDLLTINYTSGTTSRPKGVMITHRNAWANVVGTLVHWPMSCGTRYLWTLPMFHANGWTFTWVVTAVGGAHVCLRAVDPALAFRLMRDESVTHMCAAPTVLIMLANAPADARGEVRGGVNVMTAGAPPAAATIQRLEGEFGWELIHVYGLTETAPFITVCEPRPEHRDLPADERATVKARQGVELITSGELRVVDDDGNEVPRDAQTLGEIVVRGNVVTAGYYNDPEATAKAMRGGWFHSGDAAVVHPDGYVEIRDRFKDVIISGGENISSVEVEGVMMRHPAICEIAVVGVPDERWGETPHAFVVLNDGASAAAEELAAYARDNMAHFKAPRRFTFVDQLPKTATGKIQKYVLRQGRTAIGRQ from the coding sequence GCAAGGGCGACCGGGTCGCCTATGTCGCGCCGAACACACACGCGCAGCTCGAGTCGTTCTACGCCGTGCCGCAGATCGGCGCCGTGCTGGTGCCCATCAACTTCCGGCTGACGCCCGACGAGATCGCCTACATCATCGGCCACAGCGGCGCGAAGGTGGTGTGCGCACACGCGGACTACCTGGATGCGGTCGACAGCGTCCGCGCGGACTGCCCGGGGGGCGAGCATCTGGTAGCGCTGGAGGGCGCGCGCGCCGGATGGCTCGACTACGAGGCGCTGCTCGGTGCCGAGGAGCCGGTCTTCGAGGCGGCCGAGGTGGACGAGAGCGACCTGCTGACCATCAACTACACGAGCGGCACGACGTCGCGCCCCAAGGGCGTGATGATCACGCACCGGAACGCCTGGGCGAACGTGGTCGGCACCCTCGTCCACTGGCCCATGAGCTGCGGGACGCGGTATCTGTGGACGCTGCCGATGTTCCACGCCAACGGCTGGACCTTCACCTGGGTCGTGACCGCGGTCGGCGGGGCGCACGTCTGCCTGCGGGCGGTGGATCCGGCGCTGGCGTTCCGGCTGATGCGCGACGAGTCGGTCACGCACATGTGCGCGGCCCCGACCGTGTTGATCATGCTGGCGAACGCGCCCGCCGACGCCCGGGGCGAGGTCCGGGGCGGCGTCAACGTGATGACCGCCGGGGCGCCCCCGGCGGCAGCGACCATCCAGCGGCTCGAGGGCGAGTTCGGGTGGGAGCTGATCCACGTCTACGGACTGACCGAGACCGCGCCGTTCATCACCGTCTGCGAGCCCCGTCCGGAGCACCGTGATCTCCCGGCCGACGAGCGGGCCACCGTCAAGGCGCGGCAGGGGGTCGAGCTGATCACGTCCGGCGAGCTGCGCGTCGTCGACGACGACGGCAACGAGGTTCCGCGGGACGCGCAGACCCTCGGCGAGATCGTGGTGCGCGGCAACGTGGTCACCGCCGGCTACTACAACGATCCGGAGGCGACGGCGAAGGCGATGCGCGGCGGCTGGTTCCACAGCGGCGACGCCGCGGTGGTCCATCCGGACGGCTACGTGGAGATCCGCGATCGCTTCAAGGACGTCATCATCAGCGGCGGCGAGAACATCTCCTCGGTCGAGGTCGAGGGCGTGATGATGCGCCACCCGGCCATCTGCGAGATCGCCGTCGTCGGCGTGCCCGACGAGCGCTGGGGCGAGACGCCGCATGCCTTCGTGGTCCTGAACGACGGGGCGTCGGCCGCCGCCGAGGAGCTCGCCGCCTACGCGCGAGACAACATGGCGCACTTCAAGGCGCCGCGCCGTTTCACGTTCGTCGACCAGTTGCCCAAGACCGCGACCGGCAAGATCCAGAAGTACGTGCTGCGGCAGGGCCGGACGGCGATCGGCAGGCAGTAG
- a CDS encoding FtsX-like permease family protein, producing the protein MLTESLRRLRSLVRGGREDAETEQELRFHLEMETEKNRAAGMDAREARRRAHLRLGGVAAIREAVRDARGVRPLADAIRDIGLAMRSLRRKPLFTAVTVATLGLGIGATTAVYSFVDGILLSPLPYRQPDRLMMVQLVIPEFADRFPVFSVNARSIDAWQHACEATCRELAGLQPTDAVVTGAGAPEPLSGARVSPGFFELLGIEPLLGRVFRTGDGEAGNARVAVLTHGLWQRRYGGDPAVLGRRITLDDRSIEVVGVLPASFRFPRFGELAPIEGLPGRPEFFEPLIWSEAQLRSPGEFDYLVFLRLPPDVTATQATVELKGILDGVYETASIHPRVRMQPLADQVVSAARGPLWLLLAAVVAVLLVACANVSNLLGARWLERRRDLALRGALGAPPRDAVLRALRESLLLALAGGLGGVLIAHGALRALVTAAPVDLPRLDEVTVDGAVLATSFGVTLACGVLCALAPAWHAGRVAPLETLTVRDAVSQRCGAVSGLLIGLQAAFGAGLLVVTGLLLVSFVRVMQIDRGFDVDRIVAADVQLSRLRYPDADDVAAVYAEVLRRLENIPAARAVGLVQRLPMEGHAFVDFLARMDDTRPLEERPLGSYRIVNPDYLRAMGIAVTRGRMFTEDDRTRRPVVISQHAARTLWSVEDPIGRLVQRGDGEALEVVGVVADARVVDLETDAGPVAYLPYWDAPRRRATVVVRTETDPLAVVTAVVEAVKSVDPALPVHNVRTMGQVLSDAVAGRRFQVVLTVGFALAGLLLVGLGVYGVVAAAVERRRTEIAVRLALGATTRRVFGMALEHGMRPVIGGAIVGLGAAVAAGRAMAGLLYEVAPYDWTVLAGAALFILGVAAAACLAPATRAVSTPPGMLLQSDQ; encoded by the coding sequence ATGCTCACCGAATCGCTGCGACGACTCCGGAGCCTCGTGCGCGGGGGACGCGAGGACGCCGAGACGGAACAGGAGCTTCGTTTCCACCTGGAGATGGAGACGGAGAAGAACCGCGCCGCCGGCATGGACGCCCGCGAGGCGCGCCGCCGGGCGCACCTGCGGCTCGGCGGGGTGGCCGCGATCCGGGAGGCGGTGCGGGACGCACGCGGCGTGCGGCCACTGGCGGACGCGATTCGGGACATCGGACTGGCCATGCGGTCGCTGCGGCGCAAACCGCTCTTCACGGCGGTGACGGTGGCGACGCTGGGCCTCGGCATCGGCGCCACGACCGCGGTCTACTCGTTCGTCGACGGCATCCTGCTCTCGCCGCTTCCCTACCGGCAGCCCGACCGGCTGATGATGGTGCAGCTCGTCATCCCCGAGTTCGCGGACCGGTTCCCGGTATTCTCGGTCAATGCACGATCGATCGACGCGTGGCAGCACGCGTGCGAGGCGACCTGCCGGGAGTTGGCAGGGTTGCAGCCCACCGATGCGGTCGTCACCGGGGCCGGCGCTCCCGAGCCGCTCAGCGGGGCGCGCGTCTCGCCCGGATTCTTCGAGTTGTTGGGGATCGAGCCGCTGCTCGGCCGCGTGTTCCGCACCGGCGACGGCGAAGCCGGCAACGCCCGCGTCGCGGTGCTGACCCACGGTTTGTGGCAGCGCCGTTACGGCGGCGATCCGGCCGTGCTCGGCCGCAGGATCACCCTCGACGATCGGTCTATCGAGGTCGTTGGCGTCCTGCCGGCCTCGTTCCGATTTCCACGGTTCGGGGAACTGGCGCCCATCGAGGGTTTGCCGGGCCGGCCGGAGTTCTTCGAACCGCTCATCTGGTCGGAGGCCCAGCTCCGATCACCGGGCGAGTTCGATTATCTGGTGTTCCTGCGCCTGCCGCCGGACGTGACCGCGACGCAGGCAACGGTCGAACTGAAGGGCATTCTGGACGGCGTATACGAGACGGCTTCGATCCACCCGCGGGTAAGAATGCAACCGCTGGCGGATCAGGTCGTCAGTGCTGCGCGCGGCCCGCTCTGGCTCCTGCTGGCCGCCGTCGTCGCGGTGCTGTTGGTGGCGTGCGCGAACGTGTCGAACCTGTTGGGCGCGCGCTGGCTGGAACGCCGCCGCGACCTGGCCCTCCGGGGAGCGCTGGGCGCGCCGCCGCGCGACGCCGTGCTGCGCGCATTGCGCGAGAGTCTGCTGCTCGCCCTGGCCGGCGGACTCGGCGGCGTGCTGATTGCTCACGGCGCGCTCCGCGCCCTGGTCACGGCGGCGCCGGTCGACCTGCCGCGGCTCGACGAGGTGACCGTCGACGGCGCGGTGCTAGCCACGTCGTTCGGCGTGACGCTCGCCTGCGGCGTGCTGTGCGCGCTCGCACCCGCATGGCACGCGGGCCGCGTCGCTCCGCTGGAAACGCTGACCGTGCGCGACGCCGTCTCCCAGCGATGCGGGGCGGTGTCGGGCCTGCTCATCGGACTCCAGGCGGCCTTCGGTGCGGGTCTGCTGGTCGTGACCGGACTCTTGCTCGTCAGCTTCGTACGCGTGATGCAGATCGACCGTGGATTCGACGTCGATCGCATCGTCGCCGCCGACGTGCAACTCTCGCGCCTTCGATACCCGGACGCCGACGACGTGGCAGCCGTCTACGCCGAGGTCCTGCGCCGGCTCGAGAACATACCCGCGGCGCGCGCGGTCGGACTCGTGCAACGCCTCCCGATGGAGGGGCACGCATTCGTCGACTTCCTGGCCCGGATGGACGACACGCGCCCGCTCGAGGAGCGGCCGCTCGGAAGCTATCGAATCGTGAACCCGGACTATCTGCGAGCGATGGGCATCGCCGTCACTCGCGGCCGCATGTTCACCGAGGACGACCGAACGCGCCGGCCCGTCGTGATCAGCCAGCACGCGGCGCGGACGCTGTGGTCCGTCGAGGACCCGATCGGGCGGCTCGTCCAGCGCGGAGACGGTGAGGCGCTCGAAGTCGTCGGCGTGGTCGCGGATGCGCGTGTGGTCGACCTGGAGACCGACGCCGGGCCCGTTGCCTACCTCCCGTACTGGGACGCGCCCCGGAGACGAGCTACGGTCGTGGTGCGTACCGAGACCGATCCGCTCGCCGTGGTCACGGCAGTCGTCGAGGCAGTGAAGTCCGTCGACCCCGCATTGCCAGTCCACAACGTCCGCACGATGGGCCAGGTGCTATCGGACGCCGTCGCCGGGCGCCGTTTCCAGGTCGTTCTGACCGTAGGCTTCGCGCTGGCGGGACTGCTGCTCGTCGGACTCGGCGTCTACGGCGTGGTGGCGGCCGCCGTCGAGCGGCGGCGCACCGAAATCGCGGTCCGTCTGGCGCTCGGCGCCACCACCCGGCGCGTGTTCGGGATGGCGCTCGAACATGGGATGCGCCCCGTCATCGGCGGAGCGATCGTTGGTCTGGGCGCCGCCGTGGCGGCCGGCCGGGCGATGGCGGGGCTCCTCTACGAAGTGGCGCCGTACGACTGGACCGTGCTCGCGGGAGCGGCGCTGTTCATCCTCGGTGTAGCCGCCGCCGCCTGTCTTGCGCCGGCGACCCGGGCCGTCAGCACTCCGCCCGGGATGCTGCTCCAATCCGACCAGTAG
- a CDS encoding PadR family transcriptional regulator, translating to MPPDRTDVLQGTLDLLVLRALAIEPMHGWGLAQRIEQMSGDVFAIQQGTLYPALQRMKRRGWIDSAWRVTENNRRARYYGLTPLGRRQLDAERAQWERTAGAVNGVLNWAE from the coding sequence GTGCCGCCCGACCGAACCGACGTACTCCAGGGCACGCTCGACCTGCTGGTGCTGCGCGCCCTGGCCATCGAGCCGATGCACGGCTGGGGCTTGGCCCAGCGGATCGAGCAGATGTCGGGCGACGTGTTCGCGATTCAGCAGGGCACGCTGTACCCCGCCCTGCAGCGGATGAAGCGCAGGGGCTGGATCGACTCGGCCTGGCGCGTGACCGAGAACAACCGCCGAGCGCGCTACTACGGGCTCACCCCGCTCGGCCGCCGGCAGCTCGATGCCGAACGCGCGCAGTGGGAGCGTACCGCCGGCGCCGTCAACGGCGTGCTGAACTGGGCCGAGTGA
- a CDS encoding cupin domain-containing protein, translated as MRNTSTPAASRASTVASDAEAGPRVATIFVWRRTCLLSSRLHHDTRTARPAARRDTLSLASSGGGPTMQHPMPIDPRDHAVYRSDKMGKATLFRSDRVMVGLNAFEPGQEHKLHAHAGMDKVYHVLEGEGLFLLEGREAPMRAGALLIAPEGAPHGIRNTGTGRLLVLAVLAPAPA; from the coding sequence ATGCGGAACACGTCGACGCCGGCCGCGAGCAGGGCGTCCACCGTGGCTTCGGATGCCGAAGCCGGTCCGAGGGTGGCGACGATCTTCGTGTGGCGCAGGACGTGTCTCCTTTCGAGCCGGCTACATCATGACACGCGCACTGCACGACCCGCCGCCCGCCGCGATACACTCTCGCTTGCCAGTAGCGGAGGCGGACCGACCATGCAGCATCCCATGCCCATCGACCCACGCGACCACGCCGTCTACAGATCCGACAAGATGGGAAAGGCGACCCTCTTCCGATCCGACCGGGTGATGGTGGGCCTCAACGCATTCGAGCCCGGCCAGGAGCACAAGCTCCACGCCCACGCCGGGATGGACAAGGTCTACCACGTCCTCGAAGGCGAGGGACTGTTCCTGCTCGAGGGCCGGGAGGCGCCGATGCGGGCCGGCGCCCTGCTCATTGCCCCGGAGGGCGCGCCGCACGGGATCCGCAACACCGGCACCGGACGGTTGCTGGTGCTCGCGGTCCTGGCGCCGGCGCCAGCATGA
- the pyk gene encoding pyruvate kinase: MRHTKIVATLGPASASEATVDALLAAGVDVFRINSSHGTRDDRRRMVDLVRRRAAQAGRIVGVLQDLAGPKIRIGQLADPDGVQLEAGARLRIAVGDFPGDAERVSTTCEPLAAAVRGGETLLIDDGQILLRAVSSDGTEIVAEVEHGGLLTSRKGINAPGVELPLSAVTDVDMDEIEAGVAMGVDFLGVSFVQSADDLRKARAMTWAHGGDGVGLVAKIERPQAIERFDDILAVSDAVMVARGDLGLEIPLERVPRVQKSLTRRARDAGVPVIVATQVFETMRHAPRPTRAEVSDAANAVDDGVDAIMLAGETAAGEYPVLVVQTLDAVLRDAESMQPDRVIPGAIGDRHDRALCDAAVTLAAAAGATSIVAVTGSGATARLLAALRPSIPIHGVTADDAVARQLALHRSVSPLVAAADRLVQGELKPELVRRGIVKAGDAVVIARVHSDLEVEDANFVELQRF, from the coding sequence CTGCGCCACACGAAGATCGTCGCCACCCTCGGACCGGCTTCGGCATCCGAAGCCACGGTGGACGCCCTGCTCGCGGCCGGCGTCGACGTGTTCCGCATCAACTCCTCCCACGGCACGCGCGACGACCGGCGGCGCATGGTGGACCTGGTGCGCCGCCGCGCCGCGCAGGCGGGCCGCATCGTCGGCGTCCTGCAGGATCTCGCCGGTCCGAAGATTCGCATCGGGCAACTGGCCGATCCCGACGGCGTGCAGCTCGAGGCGGGCGCGCGCCTGCGGATCGCGGTCGGCGATTTCCCGGGGGATGCCGAGCGTGTGTCCACCACCTGCGAGCCGCTCGCGGCCGCGGTGCGGGGCGGCGAGACGCTGCTGATCGACGACGGGCAGATTCTGCTGCGGGCAGTCTCCAGCGACGGGACGGAGATCGTGGCCGAGGTGGAGCACGGCGGACTGCTCACGTCCCGCAAGGGCATCAACGCGCCGGGCGTCGAGCTGCCCCTGTCGGCCGTCACCGACGTCGACATGGACGAGATCGAGGCCGGCGTGGCGATGGGCGTCGACTTCCTCGGGGTCAGCTTCGTCCAGAGCGCGGACGATCTGCGGAAGGCCCGCGCGATGACCTGGGCGCACGGCGGGGACGGTGTCGGCCTGGTGGCGAAGATCGAGAGGCCTCAGGCCATCGAGCGGTTCGACGACATCCTCGCCGTCTCCGACGCGGTGATGGTGGCGCGCGGCGACCTCGGGTTGGAGATCCCGCTCGAGCGCGTGCCGCGCGTCCAGAAGAGCCTGACCCGGCGGGCGCGGGACGCCGGGGTGCCGGTCATCGTGGCCACCCAGGTCTTCGAGACCATGCGGCACGCGCCGCGGCCCACGCGGGCGGAGGTGAGCGATGCTGCCAACGCCGTGGACGACGGGGTGGACGCCATCATGCTCGCCGGGGAGACGGCGGCCGGCGAGTACCCGGTGCTCGTCGTGCAGACCCTCGACGCCGTGTTGCGCGACGCGGAATCGATGCAGCCGGACCGGGTGATCCCGGGCGCCATCGGCGACCGGCACGACCGTGCGCTGTGCGATGCGGCGGTGACGCTGGCCGCCGCGGCGGGCGCCACGTCCATCGTGGCGGTCACCGGGAGCGGCGCGACGGCGCGACTGCTCGCCGCCCTGCGACCGTCGATTCCGATACACGGGGTGACTGCCGACGACGCCGTGGCCCGCCAACTGGCGCTGCATCGGAGCGTGTCGCCGCTGGTGGCGGCGGCCGACCGCCTCGTGCAGGGAGAGTTGAAGCCGGAGCTGGTGCGCCGTGGGATCGTCAAGGCCGGCGACGCGGTGGTGATCGCGCGCGTGCATTCGGACCTGGAGGTCGAGGATGCGAACTTCGTCGAGCTGCAGCGATTCTGA
- a CDS encoding DUF1592 domain-containing protein: MKARAAVTVGFCVVLAMAGAPLGATPAEPGPAAVPASAAARAAGAGQGSAAGVAQTARADAEANRVVQGTCRTCHNDRTLRGNLSLERFDVRDAVEHADIAERMVRKLRAGMMPPPGPRRPDAAALLNLAETLERRLDAAAALAPDPGSRPFQRLNRAEYAQAIRDLLDLEVDAGDWLPLDPVSANFDNIADAQTLSATLLEAYLNAASAISRLAVGERSGRAVDHTYTNSEYVSQHPWDHVEGAPYGTRGGLVVDHVFPADAEYIFGLTFTSGANTRVEDVDVSIDGERVALLHYNTDRQVDADGRGGVSTATPPIFVRAGTHRLAAAFIRRHDGPYEDLIRPHDWSFAGGGSGGAGITTLPHVRDVIVSGPYNATGLSDTPSRRRIFSCRPTAPDEAVPCARRILARLGREAYRRSLTDGEVDDLLGFFDAGAAAGGFEAGVRTGLEALLASPHFVLRLEREPVDAPERGYRLADVDLASRLSFFLWGTPPDDELQALADEGFLTPDELDRQALRMLADPRSAALGRRFAAQWFRLQDMDKVRPDPNFFPNYDENLARAMRRETELFFANLVRENRSLLDLYRADYTFADERLARHYGIPGVAGRRFRRVAYPDDTRRGILGHGSMLVLTSLANRTSPVLRGKWVMEVLLGTPPPPPPPDIPALEDTAEVLDGRRLTTRERMEAHRSNPSCSSCHRLIDPIGLALDNFDVTARWRLRENGVPLDTRGDYYDGTPVTSPSELVDALLARPLPLVRTFTENLLAFATGRRVEHFDQPTVRAITRAAEADDHRMASFIMGVVRSDAFQRKRGD; this comes from the coding sequence ATGAAGGCCCGAGCCGCCGTCACCGTTGGATTCTGCGTTGTGCTGGCAATGGCCGGCGCCCCGCTCGGGGCGACGCCCGCGGAACCCGGCCCGGCCGCCGTGCCGGCGTCGGCCGCGGCCCGCGCGGCAGGCGCCGGGCAGGGATCGGCGGCGGGCGTCGCGCAGACCGCGCGGGCCGACGCCGAGGCGAACCGGGTCGTCCAGGGCACCTGCAGGACGTGCCACAACGACCGCACGTTGCGCGGCAACCTGTCCCTGGAGCGATTCGACGTCCGGGACGCGGTCGAGCACGCCGATATCGCCGAGCGGATGGTCCGCAAGCTGCGGGCCGGCATGATGCCGCCGCCCGGGCCCCGGCGGCCGGACGCCGCGGCGTTGCTGAATCTGGCCGAGACCCTGGAGCGCCGCCTCGACGCCGCCGCCGCGCTGGCCCCGGATCCGGGCAGCCGGCCCTTCCAGCGCCTCAACCGCGCGGAGTACGCGCAGGCCATCCGCGATCTGCTGGACCTGGAGGTCGACGCCGGCGACTGGCTGCCGCTGGATCCGGTGAGCGCCAACTTCGACAACATCGCCGACGCGCAGACCCTGTCGGCCACGCTGCTCGAGGCGTACCTGAACGCGGCGAGCGCCATCAGCCGGCTCGCGGTCGGCGAGCGCAGCGGCCGGGCCGTCGATCACACCTACACGAACTCGGAGTACGTGTCGCAGCACCCCTGGGACCACGTCGAGGGAGCGCCCTACGGGACGCGCGGCGGCCTGGTGGTCGATCACGTGTTCCCGGCCGACGCCGAGTACATCTTCGGGCTGACGTTCACCTCCGGCGCCAACACGCGCGTCGAGGACGTCGACGTTTCGATCGACGGCGAGCGGGTGGCGCTGCTGCACTACAACACCGACCGGCAGGTCGACGCGGACGGCCGGGGCGGCGTCAGCACCGCGACCCCGCCGATATTCGTGCGGGCCGGGACGCACCGGTTGGCGGCGGCGTTCATCCGGCGGCACGACGGGCCCTACGAGGATTTGATCCGCCCCCACGACTGGTCCTTCGCCGGGGGCGGCTCGGGCGGGGCGGGCATCACGACGCTGCCGCACGTGCGCGACGTCATCGTCAGCGGCCCCTACAACGCGACCGGACTGTCCGACACGCCGAGCCGGCGGCGCATCTTCTCCTGCCGCCCGACCGCGCCCGACGAGGCGGTCCCTTGTGCGCGGCGCATCCTCGCCCGGCTGGGCCGCGAGGCCTATCGGCGGAGCCTGACCGACGGCGAGGTGGACGACCTGCTCGGCTTCTTCGACGCAGGCGCGGCGGCCGGTGGTTTCGAGGCCGGCGTGCGGACGGGACTCGAGGCGTTGCTGGCGAGCCCCCACTTCGTGCTGCGCCTCGAGCGCGAGCCGGTGGATGCGCCGGAGCGGGGCTATCGCCTGGCCGATGTCGATCTGGCGTCCCGGCTCTCGTTCTTCCTGTGGGGGACCCCGCCGGATGACGAGTTGCAGGCGCTTGCCGACGAGGGGTTTCTGACGCCGGACGAGCTGGACCGGCAGGCGCTGCGCATGCTCGCCGACCCGCGCTCGGCGGCGCTCGGCCGCCGGTTCGCCGCGCAGTGGTTCCGGCTGCAGGACATGGACAAGGTTCGGCCCGACCCGAACTTCTTCCCGAACTACGACGAGAACCTCGCGCGGGCGATGCGCCGCGAGACGGAGCTGTTCTTCGCCAACCTGGTGCGGGAGAACCGGAGCCTCCTCGATCTCTACCGGGCGGACTACACGTTCGCCGACGAGCGCCTCGCGCGCCATTACGGCATCCCCGGCGTGGCGGGGCGCCGCTTCCGGCGGGTCGCGTATCCCGACGACACGCGCCGCGGGATCCTGGGCCACGGCAGCATGCTCGTCCTCACGTCGCTCGCCAACCGCACCTCGCCGGTGTTGCGGGGCAAGTGGGTGATGGAGGTCCTGCTGGGCACGCCGCCGCCGCCGCCACCGCCCGACATTCCGGCGCTGGAGGACACCGCGGAAGTTCTGGACGGGCGGCGCCTGACGACCCGCGAGCGGATGGAGGCGCACCGGTCGAACCCGAGCTGCAGCTCGTGTCACCGGCTCATCGACCCCATCGGTCTGGCCCTCGACAACTTCGACGTCACCGCGAGGTGGCGCCTGCGCGAGAACGGGGTTCCGCTCGACACGCGCGGCGACTACTATGACGGCACGCCGGTGACGTCGCCGAGCGAGCTGGTCGACGCGCTGCTGGCGCGGCCCCTCCCGCTCGTGCGCACGTTCACGGAGAATCTGCTGGCCTTCGCCACCGGCCGGCGGGTCGAGCACTTCGATCAGCCGACCGTCCGCGCCATCACGCGGGCGGCCGAGGCGGACGACCACCGGATGGCGTCGTTCATCATGGGCGTTGTGAGAAGCGACGCGTTCCAGCGCAAGCGGGGCGACTGA
- a CDS encoding DUF1552 domain-containing protein: MSFITGKHLPRRTFLRGMGATVALPFLDAMAPAGRLGRAVAAATADVTRLVCIEEVHGLPGCNEWGAGRHLFAPATVGADFELLDDNALKSLEPFRDRLTIVSNTDVRMAEAFSPPEIGGDHFRSSAVFLTQSHPKQTQGSDLWVGTSLDQLYARRFGQSTPMPSMQLCIENLDQAGGCTYNYSCAYTDSISWSSPSEPLPMIRDPRVAFEMLFGAGGTPEERAERRATRRSILDWILNDVAEVRKELGTVDRRRMDRYLDDVREVERRIQMVEGRNDGGETRELPDAPRGVPDSFTEHMQLMFDLQVLAMETDMTRVISFKTGRDAQNRVFPESGTNRPFHPSSHHGNNEERIMVFNQICQYRVGQLPYFLEKMRDTMEGDASLLDKTAIIWGSPMADANIHNHRRCPLILLGGANGHLTGNLHLKAADGTPMANAMLTLMQSLGLEMDRFGDSSGTFALHAPVAADAI; the protein is encoded by the coding sequence ATGTCGTTCATTACCGGAAAGCACCTGCCTCGCCGGACGTTCCTGCGCGGAATGGGGGCCACCGTGGCGCTGCCGTTCCTCGATGCGATGGCCCCGGCGGGCCGGCTCGGCCGCGCCGTCGCGGCGGCCACCGCGGACGTCACGCGCCTGGTCTGCATCGAGGAGGTTCACGGCCTGCCCGGCTGCAACGAGTGGGGGGCGGGCCGGCACCTGTTCGCGCCCGCCACGGTGGGAGCCGACTTCGAGCTGCTCGACGACAACGCGCTGAAGTCGCTGGAGCCGTTCCGCGACCGCCTCACCATCGTCAGCAACACCGACGTGCGCATGGCCGAGGCGTTCAGCCCGCCGGAGATCGGCGGCGACCACTTCCGGTCGTCCGCGGTCTTCCTGACCCAGTCGCATCCGAAGCAGACGCAGGGCTCGGACCTGTGGGTCGGCACGTCGCTCGACCAGCTCTACGCCCGCCGCTTCGGCCAGTCGACGCCGATGCCGTCGATGCAGTTGTGCATCGAGAACCTCGACCAGGCCGGCGGCTGCACCTACAACTACTCCTGCGCCTACACGGATTCCATAAGCTGGTCGTCGCCGAGCGAGCCGCTGCCGATGATCCGCGACCCGCGCGTGGCTTTCGAGATGCTGTTCGGCGCGGGGGGCACGCCCGAGGAGCGGGCCGAGCGGCGGGCGACGCGGCGCAGCATACTGGACTGGATCCTCAACGACGTGGCCGAGGTCCGCAAGGAGCTCGGCACGGTGGACCGGCGCCGGATGGACCGCTACCTCGACGATGTTCGCGAGGTCGAGCGCCGCATCCAGATGGTCGAGGGACGCAATGACGGCGGCGAGACCCGGGAGCTGCCCGATGCGCCGCGCGGCGTGCCCGACTCGTTCACCGAGCACATGCAGCTCATGTTCGATCTCCAGGTGCTGGCCATGGAGACGGACATGACACGGGTGATCTCGTTCAAGACCGGCCGCGACGCGCAGAACCGCGTGTTCCCCGAGAGCGGCACCAACCGCCCGTTCCATCCCTCCTCGCACCATGGGAACAACGAAGAGCGGATCATGGTCTTCAACCAGATCTGCCAGTACCGCGTCGGCCAGCTCCCGTACTTCCTCGAGAAGATGCGGGACACCATGGAGGGGGACGCGTCGCTGCTCGACAAGACGGCGATCATCTGGGGCTCGCCGATGGCCGACGCCAACATCCACAACCACCGGCGCTGCCCGCTGATCCTGCTCGGCGGAGCCAACGGCCACCTGACCGGCAACCTGCACCTGAAGGCGGCGGACGGGACGCCGATGGCGAACGCCATGCTCACGCTGATGCAGTCGCTGGGGTTGGAGATGGATCGGTTCGGCGACAGCAGCGGAACGTTCGCGCTGCATGCGCCGGTCGCCGCGGACGCCATCTGA
- a CDS encoding GyrI-like domain-containing protein, producing MKLEFGTKRLDAQPILGIRSTTGMDKLAQTMGPLFGEVHGYILQNGQKPAGMPLAIYHSMEGGTVDVECAIPVAVPLAGTDRIKACELPAGNAATVTHRGPYDSLGQTWSALTEWMKSQGLEAAGAPWEVYATDPGAEPDQSKWRTDIFFPVR from the coding sequence ATGAAGCTGGAGTTCGGGACGAAGCGACTCGACGCACAGCCCATTCTGGGCATTCGGTCGACGACCGGAATGGACAAGCTGGCGCAGACGATGGGCCCCCTGTTCGGAGAGGTGCACGGGTACATCCTGCAGAACGGGCAGAAGCCGGCAGGGATGCCCCTCGCGATCTACCACTCGATGGAGGGCGGCACCGTCGACGTCGAGTGCGCGATTCCCGTTGCCGTGCCGCTGGCCGGCACGGACCGCATCAAGGCGTGCGAGCTTCCCGCCGGAAACGCGGCCACCGTGACCCACAGGGGGCCGTACGACAGTCTTGGTCAAACCTGGAGCGCACTGACGGAGTGGATGAAGTCGCAAGGCCTCGAGGCCGCGGGAGCACCCTGGGAGGTCTACGCCACCGACCCCGGCGCGGAGCCGGACCAGTCGAAGTGGCGTACCGATATCTTCTTTCCGGTGCGCTGA